A DNA window from Candidatus Zymogenus saltonus contains the following coding sequences:
- a CDS encoding arginase family protein: MTNPSVTVDLEKIEENARAVTDLCGRFGIEVFGVTKVTCGMPQAARAMIKGGVVGIGESRMENVRRLKVNGINAPIMLLRIPSLSEADEVVVSVDISLNSELSVIRALSEAGIRRGIVHDIILMVDLGDLREGIWPDDLIPTVKEVALFQGVRIVGLGTNLSCYGGVIPTRENMGLLVDYADEIERRFGIELKYISGGNSSALTLISEGGMPKRVNNMRIGEAILLGRETIERRPWPGTAQDAFMLKAEVIELKDKPGVPIGEISQDAFGHKPAFDFTSSSFKGAKREMARAILNVGREDVEIEGLFPVDDRLKIIGASSDHLIVDVTTAKGEIELGMRLGFLMNYASLLAAMTSSYVEKQMVSKEGDLDNLKGVAVIGVPSWVGSLSPGVRHAPRAVRDAGLVERLKSLALTVDDRGDVRLDEAISGGDYDENVSEIVRISEETATFVEEAIKGKLVPLILGGDDTASFGVFLGLARIIGPFGLMWLDAHGDFKISGKDDRGSGGGDEMGERITSSVLAHALGFHGEGGNERLFKMGGISPKLSPENVAIIGLRDIDQEEADLISESGIRIFTMEDIDNLGMKETIYQGLRAAGSGTGGIYVSLGMDVVDSQVASGVDTPIRGGITYRETHLAMELVAQSGLMVALGVVGINPERDADNSTAQVAVEFILSAFGKKIVKRRG; the protein is encoded by the coding sequence CGGGAGATTCGGCATCGAGGTTTTCGGCGTCACCAAGGTGACCTGCGGGATGCCCCAGGCGGCAAGGGCGATGATAAAGGGAGGGGTCGTGGGGATCGGCGAATCGAGGATGGAAAACGTCCGCCGCCTCAAGGTCAACGGCATAAACGCCCCGATCATGCTCCTTCGCATCCCATCCCTCTCCGAGGCGGACGAGGTCGTGGTCTCGGTCGACATCAGCCTCAACTCGGAGCTGTCGGTGATCCGGGCGCTCTCCGAGGCGGGAATAAGGAGGGGAATAGTCCACGACATAATCCTGATGGTCGATCTCGGCGACCTGAGGGAGGGAATCTGGCCGGACGACCTGATACCCACCGTGAAGGAGGTGGCGCTTTTTCAGGGGGTCAGAATAGTCGGTTTGGGCACCAACCTCAGCTGCTACGGCGGCGTGATCCCCACAAGGGAAAACATGGGGCTTCTGGTCGATTACGCCGACGAGATAGAGAGGAGGTTCGGAATAGAGCTGAAATATATATCGGGGGGAAACTCCAGCGCCCTCACCCTCATCAGCGAAGGGGGGATGCCGAAGAGGGTCAATAACATGAGGATAGGAGAGGCGATCCTTTTAGGCCGAGAGACGATAGAGAGGAGGCCCTGGCCCGGGACTGCCCAGGACGCCTTTATGCTTAAGGCGGAGGTAATCGAGCTCAAGGATAAGCCCGGGGTCCCGATTGGGGAGATAAGCCAGGACGCCTTCGGGCATAAGCCCGCCTTTGACTTCACCTCATCTTCCTTCAAGGGAGCAAAGCGGGAGATGGCAAGAGCGATCTTGAACGTGGGGCGGGAGGACGTGGAGATAGAGGGGCTTTTCCCCGTGGACGACAGGCTTAAGATCATCGGGGCCTCCAGCGACCACCTCATCGTCGACGTTACCACGGCCAAGGGCGAGATCGAGCTTGGCATGAGGCTCGGATTTCTGATGAACTACGCCTCGCTCCTCGCCGCGATGACCTCTTCTTATGTGGAGAAACAAATGGTGTCCAAGGAGGGGGATTTGGACAATCTAAAGGGAGTTGCCGTCATCGGGGTTCCGAGCTGGGTGGGGTCTCTATCCCCAGGCGTGAGACACGCCCCCAGGGCCGTCAGGGACGCGGGGCTTGTGGAGAGGCTCAAATCCTTGGCCCTGACCGTGGATGATCGGGGTGATGTCCGGCTTGACGAGGCCATATCCGGAGGCGACTACGATGAAAACGTGAGCGAGATCGTGAGGATTTCTGAGGAGACGGCTACTTTCGTGGAAGAGGCGATAAAAGGCAAGCTTGTCCCCCTGATCCTCGGGGGGGACGACACGGCGAGCTTCGGCGTCTTTCTGGGACTCGCGAGAATCATTGGCCCCTTCGGCCTCATGTGGCTCGATGCCCACGGCGACTTTAAGATTTCGGGGAAAGATGATCGGGGAAGCGGCGGAGGAGACGAAATGGGGGAGAGGATCACCAGCTCGGTCTTGGCCCATGCTCTCGGCTTTCACGGGGAGGGGGGGAACGAGCGTCTCTTCAAGATGGGGGGGATATCGCCGAAGCTCTCCCCCGAAAACGTAGCCATTATAGGGCTTCGCGACATCGACCAGGAGGAGGCCGATCTCATCTCCGAATCGGGGATCAGGATATTCACGATGGAGGACATAGACAACCTCGGCATGAAGGAGACGATCTATCAGGGACTCAGGGCCGCCGGAAGCGGGACGGGGGGGATCTACGTCAGCCTGGGGATGGACGTCGTCGACTCCCAAGTGGCGTCGGGCGTTGACACCCCCATTCGGGGGGGGATAACATATCGAGAGACCCACCTCGCCATGGAGCTCGTTGCCCAGTCCGGCCTCATGGTGGCACTGGGGGTGGTGGGCATCAATCCGGAACGGGACGCAGACAACTCAACGGCCCAGGTCGCCGTGGAGTTTATCCTCTCCGCGTTCGGCAAGAAGATCGTCAAAAGGAGGGGATAA
- a CDS encoding NifB/NifX family molybdenum-iron cluster-binding protein: MKKIVMASEDNLGLDGRLSAHFGRCPYYVVADFNDAVELSAGDVEVVENPHFNNHQPGIMPEFIQSLGADVMIAGGMGPRAIELFNGMGIEVVTGYAGKIEDILKAYLAGRVKGTVPCAHDHDDGCGE, from the coding sequence ATGAAAAAAATAGTGATGGCTTCGGAGGACAATCTGGGGCTTGATGGGAGGCTCTCGGCCCATTTCGGGAGATGCCCATATTATGTTGTCGCGGATTTCAATGACGCCGTGGAATTGTCGGCGGGCGATGTCGAGGTGGTCGAAAATCCCCACTTCAACAACCACCAGCCGGGGATAATGCCGGAATTCATCCAGTCGCTCGGGGCCGATGTGATGATCGCCGGAGGGATGGGGCCCAGGGCAATCGAGCTTTTTAACGGAATGGGCATAGAGGTGGTAACCGGTTATGCCGGAAAGATCGAGGATATCCTGAAGGCATACCTTGCCGGAAGGGTCAAGGGGACCGTTCCCTGCGCTCACGACCATGACGACGGATGCGGCGAATAG
- a CDS encoding DUF5320 domain-containing protein — MPRGDRTGPQGMGPMTGRGMGFCAGYDAPGYANPGAGGFGMGRGMGFGGGRGRGMGRGMAWGRGGGGRWYAPPVYGYGTGYGTGYGTPYSQNPEQERAFIEGQLKGIRMEMETMEKRLSELSAEEKK; from the coding sequence ATGCCGAGGGGAGACAGAACAGGTCCCCAGGGGATGGGGCCGATGACCGGAAGGGGAATGGGTTTCTGTGCCGGATACGATGCGCCGGGTTATGCCAATCCGGGAGCTGGAGGATTCGGCATGGGGAGGGGTATGGGATTTGGCGGAGGCCGGGGCCGCGGGATGGGCCGCGGCATGGCCTGGGGAAGGGGAGGCGGAGGGCGCTGGTACGCGCCCCCGGTATATGGATATGGCACGGGATACGGGACGGGATACGGCACGCCATACTCGCAGAATCCCGAACAGGAAAGGGCCTTCATAGAAGGTCAGCTCAAGGGGATCAGGATGGAAATGGAGACTATGGAGAAGAGGCTCTCTGAGCTTTCCGCTGAGGAGAAAAAATAA
- a CDS encoding sigma 54-interacting transcriptional regulator, with translation MAKTDNGNRDRFVDTILGSIADGVFTVDRDWKITSFNTAAERITGISRKEAIGRSCSDIFHASICTQNCALRRSISTGIEIINQKIDIINGVGQKVPVSISTAVLRDKDGEVMGGVETFRDLSYIEELKKEVKAQYTFEDIISKNKKILEIFDILPDIAESDSTVLIEGKSGTGKELFARAIHNLSHRKSGPFVAVNSSALPENLLESELFGYVKGAFTNAVKDKPGRFAMAKGGTLLLDEIGDLPKTLQVKLLRVLQEREYEPLGSVKSVNADVRIIASTNRNLTEEVQSGNFREDLYYRLNIVRIALPELKERREDIPLLVEQFIDKMSIRMGKDIKEISDDVLDFLMRYDFPGNVRELENIIEHTVILCRDGVITRENLPGELAGKAVVADGGSSSLKEGLKNKERQMIAECLSRYDGSRVKTARALKMTKVTLWRKMKEYGLI, from the coding sequence ATGGCTAAAACGGATAACGGAAACAGGGACAGATTTGTCGATACCATTCTCGGAAGCATAGCAGACGGCGTCTTCACCGTTGACAGGGATTGGAAGATAACGTCGTTTAACACCGCCGCCGAGAGGATAACCGGCATCTCCCGAAAGGAGGCGATCGGCAGGAGCTGCAGCGATATCTTTCACGCCAGCATCTGCACCCAGAACTGCGCCCTGAGGAGGTCCATCTCGACCGGAATCGAGATCATCAACCAGAAGATAGACATCATAAACGGCGTGGGACAGAAGGTGCCGGTCTCGATAAGCACGGCCGTCTTGAGGGACAAGGACGGGGAGGTAATGGGCGGGGTGGAGACCTTTCGCGACCTGTCCTACATCGAGGAGCTGAAAAAGGAGGTAAAGGCCCAGTACACCTTTGAGGACATTATTAGCAAGAACAAGAAGATATTGGAGATATTCGATATCCTTCCCGATATAGCGGAGAGCGACAGCACGGTCTTGATCGAGGGGAAGAGCGGTACGGGAAAGGAGCTCTTCGCCAGGGCGATTCATAACCTCTCCCACAGGAAGTCGGGGCCGTTTGTCGCCGTCAACTCGTCCGCCCTCCCGGAGAACCTCCTGGAGTCGGAGCTCTTCGGATACGTAAAGGGGGCCTTCACCAATGCGGTTAAGGACAAGCCGGGGCGCTTTGCCATGGCAAAAGGCGGGACGCTGCTCCTCGACGAGATCGGGGACCTGCCGAAGACCCTTCAGGTCAAACTGCTTCGAGTCCTCCAGGAGAGGGAGTATGAGCCCCTCGGATCGGTCAAGAGCGTAAACGCCGATGTGAGGATTATTGCGTCCACGAACAGGAACCTGACCGAGGAGGTGCAATCCGGCAACTTCAGGGAGGATCTCTACTACAGGCTGAACATAGTCAGGATAGCCCTGCCGGAGCTGAAGGAGCGAAGGGAGGATATTCCGCTCCTTGTGGAACAATTCATCGACAAGATGTCCATCAGGATGGGAAAGGATATCAAGGAGATCTCGGATGATGTGTTGGATTTCCTGATGAGGTACGATTTTCCGGGAAACGTGAGGGAGCTCGAGAATATCATCGAGCACACCGTGATCCTCTGCAGGGACGGCGTTATCACCAGGGAGAACCTCCCCGGAGAGTTGGCGGGCAAGGCGGTCGTCGCCGACGGCGGCTCTTCGTCGTTGAAGGAGGGCTTGAAAAACAAGGAGAGACAGATGATAGCCGAGTGCCTCTCCCGTTACGACGGAAGCCGGGTCAAGACCGCCAGGGCCTTGAAGATGACCAAGGTAACCCTGTGGAGGAAGATGAAGGAGTACGGCCTCATTTAG
- a CDS encoding Mrp/NBP35 family ATP-binding protein, with translation MSNKECDKDSTCSTCNASESCTEKDKERHAEDLLKMRLGRIGKKIMVMSGKGGVGKSTVAANLAVFLAMEGFEVGLLDADIHGPNIPKMLGLEDERLRGSEEGIIPVRVMEGLSVISVGYLLEDRDTPVIWRGAMKHGVIKQFLGEVNWGDLDFLIVDLPPGTGDEPLSVAQLIGSSEGSIVVTTPQDVALLDSRKSVNFSKRLNVPVLGIVENMSGFKCPHCGKEINLFKVGGGEKAAKEMGVPFLGRIPVDTEIMESGDSGRPFVRYLRDSETFSAFSDIMDSLMKRLDVGKVRKKAKT, from the coding sequence ATGAGCAATAAAGAGTGCGATAAAGATTCGACATGCAGCACATGTAACGCAAGCGAGAGCTGCACCGAGAAAGATAAGGAGAGACATGCTGAGGATCTCTTAAAAATGAGGCTCGGCCGCATCGGCAAAAAGATCATGGTGATGAGCGGAAAGGGGGGCGTGGGAAAATCCACCGTCGCCGCGAACCTCGCGGTCTTTCTCGCGATGGAGGGCTTTGAAGTCGGCCTTCTGGATGCGGACATACACGGCCCGAACATCCCGAAGATGCTGGGACTGGAGGACGAGAGGCTCCGCGGCTCCGAAGAGGGGATTATCCCTGTAAGGGTCATGGAGGGCCTTTCCGTCATCTCCGTGGGGTATCTTCTGGAGGATCGGGATACCCCCGTGATATGGCGGGGGGCAATGAAGCACGGTGTCATCAAACAGTTTCTTGGGGAAGTAAACTGGGGAGACCTCGATTTCCTGATAGTCGACCTACCCCCCGGAACGGGCGACGAGCCCCTCTCGGTGGCGCAGCTGATCGGATCGTCGGAAGGCTCGATCGTTGTCACCACCCCCCAGGATGTGGCGCTTCTGGACAGCAGGAAATCGGTCAACTTCTCCAAGAGGCTTAATGTTCCCGTACTGGGTATAGTCGAGAATATGAGCGGATTCAAATGCCCCCACTGCGGAAAGGAGATAAACCTCTTCAAGGTTGGGGGCGGCGAGAAGGCGGCCAAAGAGATGGGCGTCCCGTTTCTCGGAAGGATACCTGTCGATACGGAGATTATGGAGAGCGGCGATTCGGGGAGGCCATTTGTCAGATATTTGAGGGATTCGGAGACGTTTTCGGCCTTTTCTGATATAATGGATTCTCTCATGAAAAGGCTCGATGTCGGAAAGGTGCGAAAAAAAGCAAAAACTTGA